One genomic window of Pelmatolapia mariae isolate MD_Pm_ZW linkage group LG5, Pm_UMD_F_2, whole genome shotgun sequence includes the following:
- the rybpb gene encoding RING1 and YY1-binding protein B, giving the protein MGDKKSPTRPKRQAKQTADDGYWDCSVCTFRNTAEAFKCSICDVRKGTSTRKPRINSQLVAQQVAQQYPMPPPPKKERRERSERIDKERPEGEGERANGEGRPQVERPERVRPEGDTPEKEKSDKEQPIKDKPDREKDISPALTKKPSSKKTRPKSDSHQSSPSDKHSIQSGKSATKTNKNSHISRPKLKNIDRSTAQQLAITVGNVTVIITDFKEKTRSSSTSSSTVTSSAGSEQQHQSSGSESMDKGSSRASTPKGDLSVGHDESF; this is encoded by the exons ATGGGTGACAAAAAGAGCCCTACCAG GCCAAAAAGACAAGCCAAACAAACCGCTGATGACGGCTACTGGGACTGTAGCGTCTGTACCTTCAGGAACACCGCCGAGGCTTTCAAATGCAGCATCTGCGATGTGAGGAAGGGCACATCCACAAG GAAACCCCGGATCAACTCCCAGCTGGTTGCCCAGCAGGTGGCTCAGCAATACCCAATGCCTCCCCCACCCAAGAAGGAGCGGAGAGAGAGGAGCGAGCGCATAGACAAGGAGCGCCCGGAGGGTGAAGGAGAGCGAGCCAACGGAGAAGGACGCCCACAGGTCGAACGTCCAGAGAGAGTGAGGCCAGAGGGAGACACCCCTGAGAAGGAAAAGAGCGACAAGGAGCAGCCAATCAAAGACAAACCCGACAGAGAGAAGGACATCAGCCCAGCTCTGACGAAGAAGCCCAGCAGCAAAAAGACCAG ACCCAAATCTGACAGCCATCAGAGTTCACCCAGTGACAAACACAGCATACAGTCTGGCAAATCAGCAACCAAGACCAACAAGAACTCTCACATTTCCAG GCCCAAACTGAAGAACATTGACCGGAGTACTGCCCAGCAGTTGGCTATCACTGTAGGGAACGTCACGGTGATCATAACAGACTTTAAGGAGAAGACCCGCTCCTCCTCCACATCTTCATCCACCGTCACATCCAGCGCGGGCTCCGAACAGCAGCACCAGAGCTCCGGCTCCGAGAGCATGGACAAGGGCTCGTCACGCGCCTCCACCCCAAAAGGGGATCTCTCTGTGGGGCATGACGAATCGTTCTGA